The Flavobacterium marginilacus genome window below encodes:
- a CDS encoding phage tail protein → MPNTDFPIPKFHFSVEWGGTKIAFTEVSGLNKEMDVIEHRVGSSPEFFKKKMPGLQKLGNISLKRGVFAGDNEFYQWYNTVAMNTVERRNITISLLNEAHAPVVVWKVKDCFIVSLKCSDMKSDANEAAIDTVEIANHGFTMEHVA, encoded by the coding sequence ATGCCTAATACAGACTTTCCAATACCAAAGTTCCATTTTAGTGTTGAATGGGGCGGTACCAAAATAGCTTTTACCGAGGTTTCGGGTTTAAATAAAGAAATGGATGTTATAGAACACCGAGTGGGTTCCAGTCCTGAATTTTTCAAGAAAAAAATGCCTGGCTTACAAAAACTAGGTAATATTTCCCTTAAAAGAGGTGTTTTTGCTGGTGATAACGAGTTTTATCAATGGTACAATACCGTAGCTATGAACACTGTCGAAAGACGAAATATTACCATTTCTCTTTTGAACGAAGCTCATGCACCAGTTGTTGTTTGGAAAGTGAAAGACTGTTTTATTGTTTCATTAAAATGTTCCGACATGAAATCTGATGCTAATGAAGCAGCAATAGACACTGTTGAAATTGCCAATCATGGTTTTACGATGGAACATGTAGCTTAA
- a CDS encoding phage tail protein has product MASSNPIVGFHFSVIFELLPQFSIDTKFQSVGGLKATLEMESVKEGGQNRFTHQLPIRSGYQDLVLKRGLTSDMSGVSMWCLNAIENFNFSPANLVVSLLNENGNPVKAWYVSHAIPLSIDYGDFNAEENKIVIETISLKYNFFKEIPIPNF; this is encoded by the coding sequence ATGGCGAGTTCAAATCCTATAGTAGGTTTTCATTTTTCGGTAATTTTTGAACTGCTACCCCAGTTTAGTATCGATACCAAATTTCAAAGTGTGGGCGGTTTAAAAGCAACTCTGGAAATGGAATCGGTAAAAGAAGGCGGCCAAAACAGGTTCACACATCAATTACCCATACGATCTGGATATCAGGATTTGGTACTCAAAAGAGGACTGACTTCGGATATGTCGGGTGTATCGATGTGGTGCCTGAATGCTATCGAAAATTTCAATTTCAGTCCGGCTAATCTGGTGGTTTCCTTATTAAATGAAAATGGGAATCCAGTAAAAGCATGGTATGTATCACATGCCATTCCATTGTCTATAGATTATGGGGATTTTAATGCCGAAGAAAATAAAATTGTCATTGAGACTATCTCTTTAAAATATAATTTTTTTAAAGAGATTCCGATTCCGAACTTTTAG
- a CDS encoding phage baseplate assembly protein V, whose translation MPIKPYIDEDEVLKLEILVKDKNDGLDTLLKEAHVHFELNKIPSAKFTFIASNRDVDKKETFPSDALKENDEITFNVTIKKEKKTLFKGVIKATEKVQNGNFIDIKIECKDIAFDMTLPSTEAETNNQTFEDKLKLFTKKLKLNDELSGKDWGKEKITHNPATLPWDFVLGYLDSVGVFVSIKNGEFNGVDLLKSPPTEKYLAENGINVFSFTGKSDETKKLKKAIIEHWDPATQKIVKTEETQEAINPFEKLIKLNENRFSEGTVKRMLKAILKKSELQTINGKIQTFGNLEAHTGDFIKCNKVNEKIDDKAIIISAIEHTIENGSWKTEYTLGFEGEPSFAENASKQTASPQAQMGQTNSISGLQIGVVVQIEEDPNKEFRIKVRIPTLSEKGEGVWARLATLNASKDMGSYFIPSLDDEVILGCLGNNPDTPIILGSLYSSAKPMPFPIAKENYLKGFVTKEGTKVILDDEKKAIELSTKKGNKLLISDDEKGFVLEDENKNKITMNKDGITIESSKDFIVKASGDVKIDGTGCSVSASGNMELKGGIIKIN comes from the coding sequence ATGCCTATTAAACCTTATATAGACGAAGATGAAGTCCTAAAATTGGAAATCCTGGTGAAGGACAAAAACGACGGACTGGATACCTTACTCAAAGAAGCACACGTTCATTTTGAGCTCAATAAAATTCCATCTGCCAAATTCACATTTATTGCTTCCAATAGGGATGTCGACAAAAAAGAAACTTTTCCTAGTGATGCCTTAAAAGAAAATGATGAAATCACTTTTAATGTTACTATTAAAAAAGAGAAAAAAACACTTTTTAAAGGAGTTATAAAAGCTACTGAAAAAGTGCAGAACGGCAATTTTATCGATATAAAAATAGAATGCAAAGACATTGCCTTTGATATGACATTGCCCAGTACGGAAGCTGAGACCAACAATCAGACTTTTGAGGATAAATTAAAATTATTTACAAAAAAGTTAAAACTCAACGATGAATTATCTGGAAAAGATTGGGGGAAAGAAAAAATAACACACAACCCGGCTACGCTGCCATGGGATTTTGTTTTGGGTTATCTGGACTCGGTTGGGGTTTTCGTTTCCATAAAAAATGGGGAATTTAATGGTGTAGACTTATTAAAATCGCCACCTACAGAAAAATATCTGGCCGAAAACGGAATTAATGTTTTCTCCTTTACAGGAAAATCAGATGAAACAAAAAAATTAAAAAAAGCAATTATTGAGCATTGGGATCCCGCTACTCAAAAAATAGTGAAAACAGAAGAAACACAGGAAGCCATAAATCCCTTTGAAAAATTAATAAAACTCAATGAAAACAGATTTAGCGAGGGCACTGTCAAAAGGATGCTCAAAGCTATTCTCAAAAAAAGCGAACTCCAGACCATCAATGGCAAAATCCAGACTTTTGGCAATCTGGAAGCACATACAGGAGATTTTATAAAATGCAATAAAGTAAATGAAAAAATAGATGACAAGGCTATTATCATTAGTGCCATAGAACATACAATTGAGAATGGCAGCTGGAAAACCGAATATACTTTGGGTTTTGAAGGAGAACCTTCATTTGCAGAAAATGCCAGTAAACAAACGGCAAGCCCTCAGGCACAAATGGGTCAGACCAATTCAATCAGCGGATTGCAGATAGGTGTTGTGGTTCAAATTGAAGAAGACCCAAATAAGGAGTTCAGGATCAAAGTCCGAATTCCTACACTCTCTGAAAAAGGAGAAGGAGTATGGGCAAGGCTTGCTACTCTAAATGCTTCAAAAGACATGGGCAGTTATTTTATTCCCAGTTTAGATGATGAAGTCATATTAGGCTGTTTGGGAAATAATCCTGATACTCCGATTATTTTGGGAAGTTTATACAGCAGTGCCAAACCAATGCCTTTTCCCATCGCAAAGGAAAATTATCTTAAAGGTTTTGTAACCAAAGAAGGCACTAAAGTGATTCTGGATGATGAAAAAAAAGCTATTGAACTAAGCACGAAAAAGGGAAATAAACTTCTTATAAGCGATGATGAAAAAGGATTCGTTCTGGAAGACGAAAACAAAAATAAAATTACTATGAACAAAGATGGAATTACGATAGAAAGCAGTAAAGATTTTATAGTAAAAGCATCTGGAGATGTAAAAATAGATGGAACAGGCTGCAGTGTCAGTGCTTCGGGAAATATGGAATTAAAAGGAGGTATCATAAAAATAAATTAA
- a CDS encoding DUF4255 domain-containing protein, whose protein sequence is MNLTKILDKLCKKITTEIAVLNNGVAVSIELTNVATLNDGDNFIQEKSSMILSVVNIEEDKTLKNQSLYKEYSGNGSSIEKYKKPAQNLILSLLFTSYNKDQAKYAEGLDKLEYIIKCLQYNNVFYYDTTNLFEQTEVSENQAKSMNKIILDLVSLKPEHLNQMWSYLGSRYMPSVLYSMRMIRIQNENSLPTDPVINNAKAQLWTNDKSDITGEIEASSFLLD, encoded by the coding sequence ATGAATTTAACTAAGATACTAGACAAACTTTGCAAAAAAATCACTACTGAAATTGCTGTATTGAATAATGGAGTTGCCGTAAGTATCGAATTGACAAATGTTGCCACATTAAATGACGGAGATAATTTTATACAGGAAAAATCTTCAATGATCCTTTCTGTAGTAAATATTGAAGAAGACAAAACACTAAAAAATCAAAGTCTATACAAAGAATATTCTGGAAATGGCAGCTCCATTGAAAAATACAAAAAACCTGCTCAAAATCTGATTTTGTCTCTATTGTTTACTTCGTACAATAAAGATCAGGCAAAATATGCAGAAGGTCTTGACAAATTAGAATACATCATCAAATGCCTTCAGTATAACAATGTGTTTTATTATGATACTACTAATTTGTTTGAACAAACCGAAGTTTCTGAAAATCAGGCTAAGTCTATGAATAAAATCATATTAGATCTGGTAAGCCTGAAGCCAGAACATCTCAATCAGATGTGGTCTTATCTGGGAAGCAGATATATGCCCTCAGTATTATACTCCATGCGGATGATCCGCATACAAAATGAAAACAGCCTGCCAACGGATCCTGTCATCAACAATGCAAAAGCCCAATTATGGACTAATGACAAAAGTGATATAACGGGGGAAATAGAAGCCAGTTCCTTTCTATTAGATTAA
- a CDS encoding DUF5908 family protein: MPIEIKELRIVVKIEEEKQSFQSQAPLDKVQLDSIKSELIRECTTKVLEKIKEKSER, from the coding sequence ATGCCAATAGAAATCAAAGAATTGCGCATTGTCGTGAAAATTGAGGAGGAAAAACAATCTTTCCAATCTCAGGCGCCTTTGGATAAAGTGCAGTTAGACTCTATAAAATCAGAGCTTATCCGTGAATGTACCACTAAAGTTTTAGAAAAAATAAAAGAAAAATCCGAACGATGA
- a CDS encoding phage tail sheath C-terminal domain-containing protein, giving the protein MNISSIKTPGVYINEIDAFPPSVAQVATAVPAFVGFTENAPTPNIPTRVSSFLEFEQLYGGAPRPTGITVDLDTNLLPTDNSTVLESQFKLYNSLQLFYGNGGGECYIQSIGLYSDAPAFDAATKTKFIAGVATLEKFDEPTLLLFPDAVNLNAADLGEVQKQALMQCQKLMDRFVIMDVKYDKAKTALADNADFRENIGTNNLKYGAAYYPYLTCSFPQSFRLSDISTALASTGGFKQFYPNDTNLKANITSFEALHTDVSGLKSSHKDAISANKLLDWTPTVNAAKLNANLIKSWNLIKVFAKPNDYTNSDLVTYVNADLVSISLKPVVQKLIDFRKAYEKLKKVDGTTNVDPLPLATILDANFNGNWGAITAITESPVNEYDGKLSNLIPVAGPVPAHNEPDFIKIQAELNKLHTLVINTLDTAVNAVYKYELVQENNLIAQMPIYGSIISKLSQSMNTVPPSGAIAGIYAQTDGTRGVWKAPANVSINGVIGLTRDINDFDQEPMNIHETGKSINAIRKFTGKGFLVWGARTLDGNSNDWRYINVRRLAIMVEESVKKACMRYVFEPNVSQTWVNVKGMIENYLTLIWNDGALAGAKPEHAFFVAVGINQTMTAQDILEGRLIVKIGYAPSRPAEFIILEFKQMQQKS; this is encoded by the coding sequence ATGAATATTAGCTCTATCAAAACACCTGGAGTCTACATCAATGAGATTGATGCATTCCCGCCTTCTGTTGCTCAAGTAGCGACTGCAGTACCAGCATTTGTGGGTTTTACTGAAAATGCACCCACTCCAAACATTCCAACCAGAGTATCTTCTTTTTTGGAATTTGAACAACTCTATGGCGGAGCTCCCCGACCAACTGGTATTACAGTCGATTTAGATACTAATCTGCTTCCAACCGATAATTCAACGGTTCTGGAAAGCCAGTTTAAACTCTATAACAGCTTACAATTATTTTATGGCAACGGCGGTGGAGAATGTTATATTCAATCTATCGGGCTGTATTCAGATGCTCCTGCTTTTGACGCTGCTACCAAAACAAAATTCATTGCAGGTGTTGCTACTCTGGAAAAATTTGATGAGCCAACATTGCTTTTGTTCCCCGACGCTGTGAATCTGAACGCTGCAGATCTTGGCGAGGTTCAAAAACAAGCATTAATGCAATGCCAAAAGCTCATGGACCGCTTTGTTATTATGGATGTAAAATATGATAAAGCAAAAACAGCTCTTGCTGATAATGCTGATTTTAGAGAAAATATCGGAACTAATAATCTAAAATATGGCGCTGCTTATTATCCGTATTTGACATGCAGTTTTCCGCAGTCCTTTAGGCTGTCCGATATTAGTACTGCATTAGCTTCTACAGGCGGTTTCAAACAATTTTACCCTAATGACACAAATCTTAAAGCGAACATCACTTCATTCGAAGCACTTCATACAGATGTTTCTGGTTTAAAATCAAGTCATAAAGATGCAATTAGTGCCAATAAATTATTGGATTGGACACCAACAGTAAATGCAGCAAAACTGAATGCCAACTTAATAAAAAGCTGGAATCTCATCAAAGTTTTTGCAAAACCAAATGATTATACTAATTCAGATTTGGTCACTTATGTCAATGCAGATTTGGTTTCGATTTCTTTGAAACCAGTGGTTCAAAAATTAATCGATTTTAGAAAAGCATATGAAAAACTAAAAAAAGTCGATGGTACCACTAATGTTGATCCTTTGCCATTAGCAACAATTCTTGATGCAAACTTTAATGGCAATTGGGGTGCCATTACGGCAATTACAGAATCTCCAGTAAACGAGTATGATGGCAAATTGAGCAATCTGATTCCCGTAGCCGGACCAGTTCCAGCTCATAATGAACCTGACTTTATAAAAATTCAGGCTGAGCTTAATAAATTACATACTCTCGTAATAAATACATTAGACACTGCTGTAAATGCTGTCTACAAATACGAATTAGTGCAAGAAAACAACCTCATCGCACAAATGCCAATTTACGGAAGCATTATTTCTAAATTATCACAAAGTATGAATACGGTGCCTCCAAGTGGTGCCATAGCTGGTATTTATGCACAAACCGACGGCACTAGAGGCGTTTGGAAAGCACCAGCCAATGTCAGTATCAATGGAGTTATTGGATTGACCAGAGATATCAACGACTTTGACCAGGAACCTATGAATATTCATGAAACTGGTAAATCCATCAATGCCATACGCAAATTTACTGGCAAAGGATTTTTGGTTTGGGGCGCCCGCACACTCGATGGAAACAGCAATGATTGGCGATATATAAATGTAAGACGTCTGGCCATTATGGTTGAAGAATCGGTAAAAAAAGCCTGTATGCGTTATGTTTTTGAGCCTAATGTTTCTCAAACATGGGTCAACGTAAAAGGTATGATTGAAAATTATCTGACCTTGATTTGGAATGATGGTGCATTGGCTGGAGCCAAACCAGAACACGCTTTTTTTGTAGCTGTGGGAATCAACCAGACAATGACTGCCCAAGATATTCTGGAAGGACGATTGATCGTAAAAATAGGATATGCTCCATCCAGACCTGCAGAGTTTATTATTCTTGAATTCAAGCAGATGCAGCAAAAATCATAA